The DNA region GCTTCCAATTCATCAGAAGTTTCAACAGGCTCTCCGTCAATATGCAAAGGAGCATGCATCAAATTTTTGATTTTGATAGATGGCGTTTGGAAATAAAGGATATTTTTCTGAGAAATGTCTTCTACCAATTTTTGTAATTTATTATTACCGCGTATTTGTTTCAATACCGCAAATGGCAATTCTGCCTTATTCATTTTTTGAACAATCACAATATCTAAAAGTCCATCATTTAAAGAAGCTTGTGGTGCAATCGTGAAATTATTACCAAATTGATTGCTATTGGCAATACTTATGAAAAATGCACTTGAAAATACGGAAAAATTATCCACCGAAATCTCAAATTGATAAGGTTGAGCTTTGAAAAAATTGATAATACTTTGTTGTGTATAAGTCAATAAACCGCGATGTGATTTTTGTGCAAAATCATGTGCCACTGCGGCATCGAAACCCAAACCACTCAACATGCATGAAAATTGTCCATTGATACGAAATGCATCGATCATTTTGGACGGGCCTTCTAATATTAATTCAAATGCCGCTTTGGGCTTGGATGGAATTCCCGCTGTATTTGCTAAGCCATTTCCACTTCCAAAAGGAATGATACCAAATCGTACATTTTTATTCTGATATAGTGCACCTACAACTTGATTGACGGTACCATCGCCACCGATGATAACAATGTCCGTAATACCTTCATCTATAATCTTATCGTTGAGATAATCATAATTGCCCAAGGCATTGGTTTCTAAAAATTCAAAAGCCAGTTTTTTTTCCGTACTGATCTTTTTGATAACTTTTATAAGAGATTCCTTTTTATCCGTTCCAGATACTGGATTGACGAGATAAACAAATTTTCTTTCTTCCAATTTCGGGTTTTTATTTTTCTGTTCTATTCTATTTACTTTCAAATCCGCTACAAGACTTTCCATATAATTTATTCAAATGACAACAAAAGTTAATGTGTGTAAATCGTATCACACATACTTATATTCAAAACAGCAGATGGTCTAAAAGGTTTGAATAAAAGCGGGGCAAAAATAGCCAAATTTGGAAAGTAAATTGTCAATCTAATTGTCATATTATCATCAAGTTAGATTTTTAACTTTACTCTCGTTAATAAATTATAATTTAGCCAGAATTTTAAGGAAAATTTATATGTCACAGCCGAAAGACCGATTTCTTTCATTAGATGTATTTAGAGGTTTGATCGTTGGATTTATGATTATTGTCAATATGCCGGGCAATCCAGAGACAACCGTCCCTGCATTGACTTTTGCTAATTGGAATAGTTTTACACCTGCCGATCTGATCTATCCTGCTTATATTTTTTGTGTAGGTATTGGGCTCTTTTTTTCCTTAAAAGAATGGCAAGAAATGCATAGCAAAGGCCGTGTGTTTTTGATTATTTTACGGCGGTCTATTTTGATGTTTTTGATCGGATTACTTATCAATTGGTTTCCCTTTTTTCAGATAGATTTGGAGTCGGGGGAGAAAATATTTACACCATTTTCACAGGTTCGTATTTGGGGATTTTTACAAAGATTAGGCGTTTTGTATTTCATAACTTCTTGCCTTTTATTATTTACCAATCTTCGTGTAACATTGGCGTTAGGCGTTTTATTTTTGGTGGGGTATTGGCCAGTTCTATATTTCGGAGGCAAATTTCCCAATCCCTATTCCATCCGTCACAATCTTGTTTTGCATATAGATAAATTAATGATTGGAACGGATCATTTGGATCAAAGTCCCATCGTTCCATTTGAAGAATTTGGATTTTTGAGTACGTTTCCTGCATTTGCCAATATAATTGCAGGATTCTTAACCGCGAGAATAATTTTCAAGAAAAAAATTACATACGAAACATTGACTTTAATTTTAATTTCGGGATTTATGTTGATGTCATTGGCATATATCTGGAACAATGTTTTGCCGGTGAATAGAAAATTATGGACAAGTAGTTTTGCTGTTGAGTCAATTGGTTTGTGTTTGTCTATTTTGGCAATTATCATTTACGTAGTTGACAAAATACACTACACGAAAGAAGCTAATTTTTTCCGAGTATTTGGACGCAATCCATTAGTCGCATATATCTTGTCGATGACTATGACGATTCCATTGCAATTGATAGAAGTCGAACCAGGGTTATCTAT from Rhizosphaericola mali includes:
- a CDS encoding diacylglycerol/lipid kinase family protein — protein: MESLVADLKVNRIEQKNKNPKLEERKFVYLVNPVSGTDKKESLIKVIKKISTEKKLAFEFLETNALGNYDYLNDKIIDEGITDIVIIGGDGTVNQVVGALYQNKNVRFGIIPFGSGNGLANTAGIPSKPKAAFELILEGPSKMIDAFRINGQFSCMLSGLGFDAAVAHDFAQKSHRGLLTYTQQSIINFFKAQPYQFEISVDNFSVFSSAFFISIANSNQFGNNFTIAPQASLNDGLLDIVIVQKMNKAELPFAVLKQIRGNNKLQKLVEDISQKNILYFQTPSIKIKNLMHAPLHIDGEPVETSDELEATIIKDCFRLIC
- a CDS encoding acyltransferase family protein; protein product: MSQPKDRFLSLDVFRGLIVGFMIIVNMPGNPETTVPALTFANWNSFTPADLIYPAYIFCVGIGLFFSLKEWQEMHSKGRVFLIILRRSILMFLIGLLINWFPFFQIDLESGEKIFTPFSQVRIWGFLQRLGVLYFITSCLLLFTNLRVTLALGVLFLVGYWPVLYFGGKFPNPYSIRHNLVLHIDKLMIGTDHLDQSPIVPFEEFGFLSTFPAFANIIAGFLTARIIFKKKITYETLTLILISGFMLMSLAYIWNNVLPVNRKLWTSSFAVESIGLCLSILAIIIYVVDKIHYTKEANFFRVFGRNPLVAYILSMTMTIPLQLIEVEPGLSISNWLYINVFSYASAYIGSFLQAALFMFIIWLICRLLDRKGDYLTL